The proteins below are encoded in one region of Bacteroides uniformis:
- a CDS encoding L-fucose/L-arabinose isomerase family protein produces MKNKERMCFGIIIGTRAYFNSELAKDVRKQLLKTLADEGYDYVILPEDATPTGSSSIETREDGLKCAELFRQNRDRIDGIIVSLPNFGFEIGIINAISVADLNVPVLVQACDDENDKVDLDSRRDAFCGKISVCNNLYQYGIPFTDTTLHTYSIYSELLAKDINKFAGICRVVNGLRHARIGAIGARPAGFQTVRASEKLLQKSGITVVPVDLSEILGAARKIEDTDAELLKKLEEIKCYAAVPKEYSDKLVLQAKFGVAVERWIEANQIDAVAVQCWDSLEQNYGCAACVTMSMLGEKLLPAACEVDIAGAVSMYALTLAAQGQSALLDWNNNFAEDRNKCVCTHCGNFPKSFVRNDLKLGTLGVLGRTLGKVNTFGAVYGKVTKGDFTFFRISTDDTKGAIKAYLGTGEITDDPYGMDGCIAVTKVNNLQTLMKYICKNGFEHHVAMVRNDVKEILNEAIEDYLGWNLYVHE; encoded by the coding sequence ATGAAAAACAAGGAAAGAATGTGTTTCGGTATAATTATCGGCACTCGTGCTTATTTTAATTCAGAATTGGCTAAAGATGTTCGCAAACAATTGTTGAAAACACTTGCCGACGAAGGCTATGATTATGTGATCTTACCTGAAGACGCTACTCCTACCGGCAGTAGCAGTATTGAAACCCGCGAAGACGGATTGAAGTGTGCGGAACTGTTCCGACAGAATCGTGACCGCATTGACGGTATCATAGTTTCCCTGCCCAACTTTGGCTTTGAGATTGGAATCATCAATGCTATCAGCGTGGCCGATTTGAATGTCCCCGTTTTGGTACAGGCTTGTGACGACGAGAACGACAAGGTGGATCTGGACAGCCGCCGTGATGCTTTTTGCGGTAAGATTTCTGTTTGTAACAATCTGTATCAATATGGCATACCTTTTACAGATACCACGCTACACACCTATTCTATATACTCCGAATTACTGGCCAAGGATATCAATAAGTTTGCTGGTATCTGTCGTGTAGTCAATGGCTTGCGCCATGCACGTATCGGTGCTATCGGTGCTCGTCCGGCTGGTTTCCAGACTGTACGTGCAAGTGAGAAACTGTTACAGAAGAGTGGCATTACAGTCGTTCCGGTCGACCTTTCTGAAATACTCGGTGCTGCCCGTAAGATTGAGGATACGGATGCGGAGTTGCTGAAGAAGCTTGAAGAAATTAAGTGCTATGCGGCAGTTCCCAAGGAATATAGTGACAAGCTGGTGCTTCAGGCAAAATTCGGTGTGGCTGTAGAACGTTGGATCGAAGCCAATCAGATTGATGCTGTTGCTGTTCAGTGTTGGGACTCTTTGGAACAAAATTATGGTTGTGCAGCATGTGTGACAATGAGTATGCTGGGTGAAAAATTACTTCCTGCCGCTTGTGAGGTAGATATTGCCGGCGCTGTGTCCATGTATGCTTTGACATTGGCAGCGCAAGGTCAATCGGCATTGCTTGACTGGAATAACAATTTTGCAGAAGACCGGAACAAATGTGTATGTACCCATTGCGGTAACTTCCCGAAATCGTTTGTCAGAAATGACTTGAAGCTTGGTACACTGGGCGTTTTGGGACGTACGCTGGGCAAGGTCAATACATTCGGTGCCGTATATGGTAAAGTGACCAAAGGTGATTTCACATTCTTCCGTATTTCCACAGATGATACAAAAGGCGCTATCAAGGCTTATTTGGGTACTGGTGAAATCACGGATGACCCGTATGGAATGGATGGATGCATAGCTGTCACCAAGGTGAATAACTTGCAGACTCTGATGAAGTATATTTGTAAAAATGGTTTTGAACATCATGTGGCTATGGTTCGCAATGATGTGAAGGAAATTCTGAACGAAGCCATCGAGGACTATTTGGGCTGGAATCTATATGTGCATGAATGA